Proteins encoded by one window of Govania unica:
- a CDS encoding NAD-dependent deacylase, protein MGERFDHIVILTGAGISAESGLDTFRDKGRDGGGIWSGHAVEDVATPDAFRRNPTLVHNFYNMRRRAARAAEPNDAHHALARLEACYPGDVQIITQNVDDLHERAGSRNLIHMHGELRKRRCTACGSIEISDSDLSVHTSCAACLTQGSLRPHIVWFGEIPLDLADITRHLDACDLFLSIGTSGTVYPAAGFVDIVRQNPDALTVELNLEPSAGETKFQQKIYGKAREIVPSYVNQLLQSYV, encoded by the coding sequence ATGGGAGAGCGCTTCGATCATATCGTCATCTTGACCGGAGCCGGCATCTCGGCGGAGTCAGGCCTCGATACATTCCGCGACAAAGGCCGCGACGGAGGTGGCATCTGGTCGGGACATGCTGTTGAGGATGTAGCAACGCCCGACGCCTTTCGACGCAATCCTACTCTAGTTCACAATTTCTACAACATGCGTCGCCGTGCGGCGCGCGCAGCGGAACCCAACGATGCTCACCACGCTCTCGCCCGTCTCGAAGCCTGTTATCCGGGCGATGTTCAGATCATCACCCAGAATGTGGATGATCTGCACGAACGTGCCGGCAGTCGAAATCTGATCCATATGCATGGCGAGCTGAGGAAACGACGGTGCACTGCCTGCGGATCTATCGAGATCTCCGACAGCGATCTTTCGGTGCACACAAGCTGCGCCGCTTGTCTGACGCAAGGCAGCCTCAGACCCCATATCGTCTGGTTCGGTGAAATTCCCCTCGACCTTGCAGACATCACCCGGCATCTCGATGCCTGTGATCTGTTTTTATCGATCGGCACATCCGGCACGGTGTATCCCGCTGCGGGCTTTGTCGACATCGTCCGCCAGAATCCCGACGCACTCACGGTAGAATTAAATCTGGAACCATCAGCCGGTGAGACAAAATTTCAACAGAAAATTTACGGAAAAGCGCGAGAAATAGTTCCGTCTTATGTAAACCAGTTACTGCAATCTTATGTATAA
- a CDS encoding low molecular weight protein-tyrosine-phosphatase produces the protein MIRLIFVCLGNICRSPIAEGICRAALADDNFRTRMNGEISWDSAGLGDWHQGAAPDPRAIAVAKKHGIDIADLRARKIADDDFESFDLILAMDRDNVEGLRKRCPEQFADRIHLLMDFAHDSKIREVPDPYFFRDEAGFERVFTTIEEGVLGLLTHLRERRF, from the coding sequence GTGATACGCCTGATTTTTGTTTGTCTTGGCAATATCTGCCGCTCGCCAATTGCCGAAGGAATCTGTCGTGCAGCACTTGCTGACGACAATTTTCGGACGCGCATGAATGGCGAAATCTCTTGGGATTCTGCGGGTCTTGGCGATTGGCACCAAGGTGCTGCACCGGATCCACGTGCGATTGCGGTGGCGAAAAAACATGGCATCGATATCGCTGATTTGCGCGCGCGAAAAATTGCCGATGACGACTTCGAAAGTTTCGATTTGATCCTTGCAATGGATCGCGACAACGTCGAAGGCTTGCGCAAACGCTGTCCCGAACAGTTCGCGGATCGCATTCACCTGCTGATGGACTTCGCGCATGACAGTAAAATTCGCGAGGTGCCGGACCCGTATTTCTTCCGTGACGAGGCCGGCTTCGAACGTGTCTTCACGACCATCGAGGAGGGCGTGTTGGGTCTTCTCACGCATCTGCGCGAGCGTCGGTTCTGA
- the thpR gene encoding RNA 2',3'-cyclic phosphodiesterase, which translates to MIRLFVAIELPEPIRNYLLRLQTGIRAAYWQRDDQLHLTLSFIGDVDEGTARDIDTALATITMPAFTIALDGAGLFGTMFKPRILWAGIAPRDPVIRLHDKIETAIRRLGLQLDDRKFAPHATLARIRDGRAAAPGVLQFLEAHGGLISASFEVNSFALYSSKLTDQGPQYHVEARYPLAGFADL; encoded by the coding sequence ATGATCCGCCTGTTCGTCGCCATCGAATTGCCCGAGCCCATCCGGAATTATCTCTTGCGATTGCAAACCGGCATTCGCGCCGCATACTGGCAACGCGATGATCAGCTGCATCTCACGCTCAGCTTCATCGGCGATGTGGACGAGGGCACCGCCCGCGACATCGACACAGCACTCGCCACCATCACCATGCCTGCCTTTACCATCGCACTCGACGGTGCCGGACTTTTTGGCACCATGTTCAAACCCCGCATTCTCTGGGCCGGGATTGCCCCGCGCGATCCCGTGATCCGTCTCCATGACAAGATCGAGACCGCCATTCGTCGCCTGGGCCTTCAATTGGACGATCGCAAATTCGCCCCGCATGCGACGCTCGCACGCATCCGCGACGGCCGCGCCGCGGCTCCCGGCGTCCTGCAGTTTCTCGAAGCCCATGGCGGACTCATATCGGCAAGTTTCGAAGTCAACAGCTTCGCGCTCTACTCAAGCAAGCTCACCGACCAGGGACCGCAGTATCATGTGGAGGCGCGTTATCCGCTCGCCGGTTTTGCCGACCTCTGA
- a CDS encoding arylesterase, giving the protein MTRHLRRSFFIVLCPLVFLLSFPGAARATPTTAETIVVAFGDSLTAGYGLPSTDSIPVRLETLLRKTGHRVTVVNAGVSGDTSSGGRARLDWALASLDKTKPTLVILELGANDALRGIDPRLTADNLDHILKTLKARGIPVLLCGMKAPPNLGRDYGVAFNAIYPALAKKYDLPLYPFFLDGVAAQPRLNQADGMHPNAKGAELIASRLAPIVAPLLDHITRPSKDKKQP; this is encoded by the coding sequence ATGACAAGACATTTGCGCCGAAGTTTCTTCATTGTCCTCTGCCCGCTCGTGTTTCTCCTGTCCTTTCCGGGCGCTGCAAGAGCCACCCCGACGACAGCCGAAACCATCGTCGTCGCTTTCGGAGACAGTTTGACAGCTGGCTATGGCCTGCCGTCCACCGACTCGATCCCGGTCCGCCTTGAGACTTTGTTGCGAAAAACAGGGCACAGGGTCACGGTCGTCAATGCCGGCGTTTCAGGTGACACCTCAAGCGGCGGGCGCGCCCGGCTCGATTGGGCACTGGCCAGTCTCGACAAGACAAAACCAACACTTGTCATCCTCGAACTTGGGGCCAATGACGCGCTCCGCGGCATCGACCCGCGGCTCACCGCCGACAATCTCGATCATATCCTGAAAACGCTCAAGGCGCGCGGCATTCCGGTTCTGCTCTGTGGCATGAAGGCGCCACCCAATCTCGGCCGCGATTATGGCGTGGCGTTCAATGCGATCTATCCGGCACTGGCCAAAAAATATGACCTGCCGCTCTATCCCTTTTTTCTCGACGGCGTGGCCGCTCAACCGAGGCTCAATCAAGCTGATGGCATGCATCCGAATGCCAAGGGAGCGGAGCTGATCGCCAGCCGTCTTGCCCCCATTGTCGCCCCCCTCCTTGATCACATCACGCGCCCATCAAAGGACAAAAAACAGCCCTGA